In Torulaspora delbrueckii CBS 1146 chromosome 1, complete genome, one genomic interval encodes:
- the ENV7 gene encoding putative serine/threonine protein kinase ENV7 (similar to Saccharomyces cerevisiae YPL236C; ancestral locus Anc_6.262) encodes METLREIVKTFCSLCCCCCRISDSYVSINGRRYTIRRLLGEGTLSFVYLVQRLGSKTATGSISLGNAPELYALKRIRCPFGNIESISAAMKEVDNYKRFQSPYIITLVDSQVVQEKDGSKTLCILLPYFPLGSLQDMVNRNLLKGTFVSEAECIRIMIGIARGLRCLHDPSARETSDAETMRDTVSLSYSDEAAFLLDDTPLELDVLSSHNTVNTRSYVHRDIRLANILFSSEGLPVVSDLGSCCKADITVSTKHQLNELQDWVTANCSFPYTAPELLNVKLNSTIDCKADIWSVGCTCYAMLFGMSPFERELQVSGASLTYAIGCGKYTFPKQTRYSESLLAVIKSCLQVDPTARPDINELLDTLQDLQTS; translated from the coding sequence ATGGAAACTCTTAGGGAGATCGTGAAGACATTCTGCAGTCTgtgctgttgctgctgccGGATCTCAGATTCTTATGTCTCGATCAATGGACGGCGCTATACCATCAGGAGGCTGCTCGGCGAGGGAACCCTTTCATTTGTGTACTTAGTACAACGTTTGGGCAGCAAAACGGCTACCGGCAGTATCAGCTTGGGGAACGCACCGGAATTGTATGCTTTGAAGAGGATCAGATGTCCTTTTGGTAATATTGAGAGTATATCTGCGGCGATGAAGGAAGTAGACAACTATAAAAGGTTCCAAAGCCCTTATATTATCACCCTAGTGGACTCGCAAGTAGTGCAGGAGAAGGATGGGTCCAAGACTCTGTGCATACTGCTGCCGTATTTCCCTTTGGGATCTTTGCAGGACATGGTGAATCGTAATTTGTTAAAGGGGACTTTCGTATCTGAGGCCGAATGCATAAGAATCATGATAGGTATCGCTAGAGGTCTACGTTGTCTCCACGATCCATCTGCTAGGGAAACTTCCGATGCAGAGACTATGCGAGATACCGTATCGTTGTCCTACAGCGACGAAGCTGCATTTTTACTAGACGACACCCCGCTTGAGCTAGATGTCTTATCCTCGCACAATACAGTTAATACTAGGTCATACGTCCACAGGGATATTAGACTCGCAAACATCCTGTTCTCGTCAGAGGGTCTACCTGTGGTTTCGGACTTGGGCTCCTGTTGCAAAGCGGATATCACAGTTTCAACCAAGCACCAACTCAACGAGTTACAAGATTGGGTCACTGCAAATTGTAGCTTCCCCTACACAGCCCCCGAGTTACTTAACGTCAAACTAAACAGTACGATCGATTGTAAGGCAGATATATGGTCCGTAGGTTGCACCTGCTATGCAATGCTCTTTGGAATGTCGCCATTCGAACGAGAACTTCAAGTAAGTGGCGCGTCGCTGACTTACGCCATAGGATGTGGTAAGTATACTTTCCCAAAACAGACAAGATACTCAGAGAGTCTACTAGCAGTGATCAAGAGCTGTCTCCAGGTAGATCCAACGGCTCGTCCAGATATAAACGAGCTTCTTGATACTTTACAGGATCTGCAGACCTCGTGA
- the RVB2 gene encoding RuvB family ATP-dependent DNA helicase reptin (similar to Saccharomyces cerevisiae RVB2 (YPL235W); ancestral locus Anc_6.261) translates to MSIQTSDPNEGSDSLKSLSLIAAHSHITGLGLDENLQAKESSQGMVGQVQARRAAGVILKMVQNGTIAGRAVLVAGPPSTGKTALAMGLSQSLGKDVPFTAIAGSEIFSLELSKTEALTQAFRRSIGVKIKEETELIEGEVVEIQIDRSITGGHKQGKLTIKTTDMETIYELGNKMIDGLTKEKVLAGDVISIDKASGKITKLGRSFARSRDYDAMGADTRFVQCPEGELQKRKTAVHTVSLHEIDVINSRTQGFLALFTGDTGEIRSEVRDQINTKVAEWKEEGKAEIVPGVLFIDEVHMLDIECFSFINRALEDEFAPIIMMATNRGISKTRGTNYKSPHGLPLDLLDRSIIITTTNYNEAEIKTILNIRAQEEEVELTNDALDLLTKIGTETSLRYSSNLISVAQQIAFKRKNNAVDVADVKRAYTLFLDSARSVKYVQDNNSQYIDDQGYVDISAQGAEPMDTTE, encoded by the coding sequence ATGTCCATTCAAACAAGTGACCCCAATGAAGGCTCTGACTCATTGAAATCGCTTTCTTTGATAGCAGCTCACTCGCATATTACAGGTTTGGGTTTGGATGAAAACCTACAGGCTAAAGAGAGTTCACAGGGTATGGTGGGCCAAGTACAAGCCCGTAGAGCTGCTGGTGTTATCCTGAAGATGGTCCAGAATGGTACTATTGCCGGTAGAGCGGTTCTGGTGGCTGGACCTCCTTCAACTGGTAAAACTGCTCTCGCGATGGGTCTTTCGCAATCGCTGGGCAAAGACGTACCTTTCACAGCAATTGCTGGTTCTGAAATCTTTTCGCTCGAGTTGAGCAAGACTGAGGCTCTTACACAGGCGTTTAGAAGGTCTATTGGTGTTAAAATCAAGGAAGAGACCGAATTGATTGAAGGTGAAGTGGTAGAGATTCAAATCGATAGATCGATCACTGGAGGTCACAAACAAGGTAAATTGACCATCAAGACTACCGATATGGAGACTATTTACGAACTGGGTAACAAGATGATTGATGGATTGACCAAGGAGAAAGTTTTAGCGGGTGATGTTATCTCTATAGACAAGGCCAGTGGTAAAATCACCAAGCTGGGAAGATCATTTGCACGTTCAAGAGATTACGATGCGATGGGTGCTGACACCAGATTCGTGCAATGTCCCGAAGGTGAATTACAAAAGCGTAAGACCGCGGTTCACACTGTTTCGCTGCATGAGATCGATGTGATCAACTCCCGAACACAGGGTTTTCTTGCACTGTTTACCGGTGACACCGGTGAGATTAGGTCCGAAGTCAGAGATCAAATCAACACCAAGGTCGCTGAGTGGAAAGAAGAGGGAAAAGCTGAGATCGTACCCGGTGTACtattcatcgatgaagtgCACATGTTGGACATAGAATGCTTTTCATTTATCAATCGAGCATTAGAGGACGAATTTGCACCTATCATCATGATGGCCACGAATCGTGGTATTTCCAAGACCAGAGGTACCAATTACAAGTCCCCCCACGGATTACCGTTGGATCTATTGGACAGATCGATCATCATCACAACCACAAACTACAATGAGGCCGAAATCAAAACGATTCTAAACATTCGCGCacaggaggaagaagtcGAACTGACCAACGATGCGCTAGACCTACTGACGAAAATTGGTACAGAAACCAGCTTACGTTACAGCAGCAACCTAATCTCTGTGGCACAACAGATCGCTTTCAAGCGCAAGAACAACGCCGTAGACGTTGCAGATGTGAAGAGGGCCTACACTCTATTCCTAGACAGTGCCCGTTCCGTGAAGTACGTCCAGGACAACAATTCCCAGTACATTGACGATCAGGGTTACGTCGATATCTCAGCACAGGGCGCTGAACCCATGGACACTACAGAGTGA
- the SUI3 gene encoding translation initiation factor eIF2 subunit beta (similar to Saccharomyces cerevisiae SUI3 (YPL237W); ancestral locus Anc_6.264) codes for MSTELATELGFDPSIKKKKSSKKVAPETLDGATSEVQTGNDDDLFAGLKKKKKKSKAVSEEPSDSVDDISEALGELKLKKKKKKAKDTDLDDFEQQLAKAGVNVDEANNKEATPTVDSALQQEVGLAYPELLSRFFDILKANNPELAGDRSGPKFRIPPPVCLRDGKKTIFSNIQDISEKLQRSTDHLIQYLFAELGTSGSVDGQKRLVIKGKFQAKQMENVLRRYILEYVTCKTCKSINTELKKEQSNRLFFLVCKSCGSTRSVSSIKTGFQATVGKRRRM; via the coding sequence ATGTCTACGGAACTAGCAACCGAGTTGGGATTTGACCCCTCTATAAAAAAAAAGAAGTCCAGCAAGAAAGTGGCCCCAGAAACCCTAGATGGCGCAACTTCAGAGGTTCAAACCggaaatgatgatgatctatTTGCCGGGttgaaaaagaagaagaagaagagtaaaGCTGTATCCGAAGAACCTTCAGATTCTGTGGATGACATATCGGAAGCATTGGGTGAATTAAAActaaagaagaaaaagaagaaggccaaGGATACGGATCTAGATGATTTTGAGCAACAGCTGGCAAAAGCTGGTGTGAATGTTGATGAAGCCAACAATAAGGAAGCTACACCAACGGTGGACTCTGCTCTGCAACAGGAAGTCGGCTTGGCATACCCAGAACTTTTGTCGAGATTTTTCGATATCCTAAAGGCTAACAATCCCGAGCTAGCAGGCGACAGATCCGGTCCAAAATTCAGAATCCCACCTCCTGTGTGTTTACGTGATGGTAAAAAGAcgattttttcaaatattcaagatatctCTGAGAAATTACAAAGATCGACAGACCATTTGATCCAGTATCTATTCGCTGAATTGGGTACTTCTGGTTCTGTTGACGGGCAAAAGAGATTAGTCATTAAGGGTAAGTTCCAAGCTAAGCAGATGGAAAATGTGTTGAGAAGATACATTCTCGAATACGTTACATGTAAGACTTGTAAGAGTATCAACACcgaattgaagaaagaacaatcGAACAGgctgttcttcttggtttgTAAGAGTTGTGGTTCTACGAGATCCGTTTCCTCCATCAAGACTGGTTTCCAAGCCACTGTCggaaagagaagaaggatgtAG
- the NSL1 gene encoding MIND complex subunit NSL1 (similar to Saccharomyces cerevisiae NSL1 (YPL233W); ancestral locus Anc_6.259) yields the protein MPKVDVSVEQLRSVYGQLHEALDERAALHLPGEADDTVGRDVRLQLQEFLAQVLEMASSSMRVVNAEDNDGSVGVKDLISKSQERYVEPFDLELNERVRQAYREWEDCTVQVAQLRRDGPKTVDEAYEGAKDKFLAKLDAQIAELEKHEGAGVPMESQDSVDKILNERVDQYESSLTSLHEAQSNIPQIRTNLGKIKSLVAYLEDQLE from the coding sequence ATGCCAAAGGTAGATGTGAGCGTGGAGCAGCTCAGGAGCGTGTATGGGCAGCTACACGAGGCTTTGGATGAACGAGCGGCGTTGCATTTGCCCGGAGAGGCCGATGATACAGTTGGGCGAGACGTGAGATTGCAATTGCAGGAGTTTCTAGCACAGGTGCTTGAGATGGCATCTAGTTCTATGCGAGTTGTGAATGCTGAGGACAACGATGGTAGCGTTGGTGTGAAAGATCTGATTTCGAAGTCGCAGGAGCGGTATGTGGAACCGTTTGACCttgaattgaatgagaGAGTCAGACAGGCGTATAGAGAATGGGAAGACTGTACAGTTCAAGTTGCCCAACTGCGACGGGATGGCCCTAAAACAGTGGATGAAGCGTATGAAGGGGCGAAAGATAagttcttggcaaaattaGATGCGCAGATCGCAGAGCTAGAAAAGCATGAGGGCGCTGGCGTCCCTATGGAGTCGCAGGATAGTGttgacaagattttgaatgaacGCGTGGACCAATACGAAAGTTCGCTAACATCACTGCACGAAGCACAATCGAACATCCCGCAAATAAGGACCAACCTGGGCAAGATTAAGAGTCTAGTGGCCTATCTCGAGGACCAACTCGAGTAA
- the ADD37 gene encoding Add37p (similar to Saccharomyces cerevisiae ADD37 (YMR184W); ancestral locus Anc_6.263), with amino-acid sequence MSAKASTKSFQDCTETDVPGYNDCPSVLYQVNKAAAKKGRRNRIVTQVRDVSGNTTSSSLPPPAVPSRVKETYQEELSNTLTNEELLKRIEAMFKLSTSLSSKEFEFYKKKIDLNVAKSLDSESTRHMLAAFFEQWGDKSKCTNMLREWLASDITISSWCPAFLKIYENATIV; translated from the coding sequence ATGTCTGCTAAGGCAAGTACCAAGAGTTTCCAGGATTGCACAGAGACCGATGTGCCCGGTTATAACGATTGCCCATCGGTTTTGTATCAGGTGAACAAAGCTGCTGCTAAGAAGGGCAGAAGGAATAGGATCGTAACGCAGGTACGAGATGTGTCCGGGAATACAACGAGCTCCAGTTTACCTCCTCCAGCTGTGCCTTCGCGAGTGAAGGAAacatatcaagaagaactgTCAAACACGTTGACGAATGAAGAATTACTAAAGAGGATTGAAGCAATGTTCAAGCTTTCGACTAGCCTGTCCTctaaagaatttgaattttacaaaaagaagatagaTCTAAATGTGGCGAAAAGTTTAGACAGTGAATCGACAAGACACATGTTGGCTGCATTCTTTGAACAGTGGGGTGACAAAAGTAAATGCACAAATATGCTACGAGAGTGGCTAGCCTCTGACATCACTATTTCAAGTTGGTGCCCtgctttcttgaagatataCGAAAATGCAACGATTGTGTGA
- the SSO1 gene encoding syntaxin (similar to Saccharomyces cerevisiae SSO2 (YMR183C) and SSO1 (YPL232W); ancestral locus Anc_6.258) codes for MNYNTNPYESQNPYEAPAVDSYEMNTQSNVRTAGTGGGDFVEFMGKINEINHELDTYEQLINSVDTYHKRLLAEVNEDQELQLRRTLDDIVSQASDLQYQLKSKIKSAQQAGLHDASKQAQAENSRQRFLKAIQDYRIIESNYKEENKEQAMRQYRVVQPDATDAEVENAINDVGGQQIFSQALLNANRRGEAKTALAEVQARHQELLKLEKTMAELTQLFNDMEQLVVEQQENIEVIDKNVEDAQQDVEQGVGHTNKAVTSAKRARKNKIRCWIIVFLIFAVIVVVVVVPSVVKTR; via the coding sequence ATGAACTACAATACCAATCCCTACGAGTCTCAGAATCCGTATGAGGCCCCAGCGGTCGACAGTTACGAGATGAACACTCAATCGAACGTCAGAACCGCTGGCACTGGTGGCGGCGATTTTGTCGAGTTTATGGGTAAAATAAACGAGATTAACCACGAGTTGGACACCTAtgagcaattgatcaacagtGTTGATACCTACCATAAACGTTTGTTGGCCGAAGTGAATGAAGACCAGGAACTACAGTTGAGACGTACACTTGATGATATCGTGTCGCAGGCTTCGGACTTGCAATACCAGTTAAAGAGTAAAATTAAGAGTGCCCAGCAGGCAGGTCTACATGATGCCAGCAAGCAGGCACAGGCAGAGAACTCTAGACAAAGGTTTTTGAAAGCTATTCAAGACTACCGTATTATTGAGTCCAATTACAAGGAGGAAAATAAAGAACAAGCTATGAGACAATACCGTGTAGTACAACCAGATGCAACAGATGCCGAAGTTGAGAATGCCATCAACGATGTCGGAGGTCAGCAAATCTTCTCTCAAGCTCTATTGAATGCTAATAGACGTGGTGAAGCCAAGACCGCTTTGGCAGAAGTTCAAGCAAGACACCAAGAATTATTAAAATTGGAGAAAACAATGGCTGAATTGACTCAATTGTTCAACGACATGGAACAATTAGTCGTTGAACAACAGGAAAACATCGAAGTTATTGACAAAAATGTCGAAGACGCTCAGCAAGATGTCGAGCAAGGTGTCGGACACACAAACAAAGCCGTCACGAGTGCTAAGAGAGCTCGTAAAAACAAGATTAGATGCTGGATAATTGTCTTCTTAATCTTCGCCGTTatcgtcgtcgtcgtcgtGGTACCTTCAGTTGTCAAGACCAGATAA
- the RTP1 gene encoding Rtp1p (similar to Saccharomyces cerevisiae YMR185W; ancestral locus Anc_6.266): MTEEKVNEAALKLRDLFTKQPQFTRDSPLDVAFKDLYESIISKLQNLKTYESLGFADNELFVRKLLHHFMNIHAITCDEQRSNPGDLLPVSLHDIRYLEVLITLIMSHGIDANLPEDMRILQNHREVGYIVPNSHKRNLDTLALVIDTLYPVFVPKSMPDDDYIRSVILKGPLYPEMVVGTMTLYLSQRDSKYEQYSRELENVQATYGLFTIYPSLVQSVKNARAHAILLERLSTLPVRRDDGLLNILDFVTGARENEQVDTEKIDRFTQLLVAKPKNIKSFDYFTKLFTQVRAQLSYINRPVVITCLNNLITIIYYKNPRIIHDFLFKPIYEVLFNRPVKDRSYTELNNTINMLISLTKNTSTEIINAVTIGYDRNEFYVHLWIYALFLRKDQGIKPLLCDSDGNKIKDDSSPYYSVILSLLKSYMVLTGYFEALNILSLNLINFEHSEWKYSIDLETRLAFMSIKDKHDKISDELALPHRQETTVIELFDDMNIAVEMFITLLKQTGNKEVTKNLFLNVLSRWVKSTTKKVNNTLIDEKSNSTLILMDLKILEQMNREFTSDIVKDPKDVLIVIEELIDFLAEEETKYSRNNEDSDDEEDETRVEKEDDDSLEPFGILMDLLAAILDEASKVDLSAAKSSMQRIRLKLINVNSPRCDMLEKKVSAVLLDISTNANEYPNIHREKESLEKVMAQLSDPLEPIKVQGLTTLSNLIKDRSQIIPYSKAKQIFLQHLKDPDPFVYLNAVKGLALLCEVDKDETLECLIKLYLNLDQKGKMDDILKIGEVFTRYIQRENEAFVGPHAERIVDACLLMIRQHDTLDNRIRMSAISLLGICLRVNARGLHEKVSLVLDCVFGILQLETSAKDKNKNKNDTFVVRRAAIHLISDLLWDNGLSILPERYNRQKLTTLLQYVREQDEDTLVREHASNILEELNGTS; encoded by the coding sequence ATGACAGAGGAGAAGGTCAATGAAGCCGCCCTGAAGTTAAGAGATCTGTTCACTAAACAACCTCAATTTACAAGAGATTCACCGCTCGATGttgctttcaaagatttatATGAGTCAATCATATCGAAATTACagaatttgaaaacttATGAGAGCCTTGGCTTTGCCGATAATGAATTATTTGTCAGGAAATTACTGCATCATTTCATGAATATCCATGCGATCACCTGTGATGAGCAGCGAAGCAACCCCGGAGACTTGCTACCAGTCTCACTTCATGATATAAGATATTTGGAAGTTTTAATAACGCTGATCATGAGTCATGGAATAGACGCCAACCTACCTGAAGATATGAGAATACTACAGAACCACCGTGAAGTTGGCTATATCGTACCTAACTCTCACAAGAGGAACTTGGATACATTAGCTCTTGTGATTGATACGTTATACCCAGTTTTCGTTCCAAAATCCATGCCCGATGACGACTACATTAGGTCGGTGATCTTGAAGGGACCTTTGTATCCCGAAATGGTAGTCGGGACTATGACTCTCTACTTATCGCAAAGAGATTCCAAGTATGAACAATACAGCAGAGAATTAGAAAACGTTCAAGCAACGTATGGTCTATTCACGATATATCCCTCGTTGGTTCAATCTGTTAAAAACGCTAGGGCACACGCTATACTACTCGAAAGATTAAGCACTCTGCCTGTAAGGAGAGACGATGGTTTGCTGAACATATTAGACTTCGTGACTGGTGCAAGAGAAAATGAACAAGTTGATACCGAAAAAATTGACCGATTCACGCAGTTGTTGGTAGCTAAACCTAAGAACATTAAAAGTTTCGATTATTTTACGAAACTTTTTACACAAGTGAGGGCACAACTCTCCTATATCAACAGACCCGTTGTAATAACATGTTTGAATAATTTGATCACAATCATTTATTACAAGAACCCTAGAATTATTCATGATTTTTTATTCAAACCAATCTACGAAGTCCTTTTCAACAGGCCCGTTAAAGACCGTAGCTACACCGAATTAAACAATACTATCAACATGTTGATATCTCTGACGAAGAATACTTCGACCGAGATTATCAATGCAGTAACAATCGGTTACGACAGGAACGAGTTCTACGTTCACCTATGGATCTACGCTCTTTTCCTTCGGAAGGACCAAGGGATCAAACCACTTCTCTGTGACTCAGACGGTAATAAGATCAAGGATGATTCTTCACCATATTATAGCGTCATCTTATCGCTTTTGAAATCCTATATGGTCCTTACTGGCTATTTTGAAGCATTGAACATTCTaagcttgaatttgatcaacttTGAGCACTCAGAATGGAAATACAGTATTGATCTGGAAACTAGGCTCGCATTTATGAGTATCAAAGATAAGCATGACAAAATATCCGATGAGTTGGCGCTCCCGCATAGACAAGAAACAACCGTTATCGAATTATTCGATGATATGAATATCGCTGTTGAAATGTTCATTACGCTTTTAAAGCAAACAGGAAATAAAGAGGTGACAAAGAATCTGTTTTTAAATGTCCTGAGTAGATGGGTCAAGAGTACTACCAAGAAAGTTAATAACACACTGATCGATGAGAAGAGCAATAGTACTCTAATTTTAATGGATCTGAAAATCTTAGAGCAAATGAACAGGGAATTTACCAGCGATATAGTCAAGGACCCGAAAGACGTACTCATTGTTATTGAAGAGCTTATAGATTTTCTTGCAGAGGAAGAGACCAAATATTCACGAAACAACGAGgattctgatgatgaagaagacgagaCTCGGGTTGAAAAGGAAGACGATGACTCACTGGAGCCGTTCGGAATACTAATGGACTTACTTGCGGCTATTTTGGACGAAGCATCAAAGGTTGATCtctcggcggctaaaaGCTCGATGCAACGCATTCGCTTGAAGTTGATAAATGTTAATAGTCCAAGATGCGACATGTTGGAAAAAAAAGTGTCAGCTGTTTTGCTTGATATCAGTACCAACGCCAATGAATACCCAAACATACATCGAGAGAAAGAATCATTAGAGAAAGTCATGGCCCAATTAAGCGACCCACTGGAACCCATCAAGGTACAAGGCTTGACCACACTGAGCAATCTAATCAAAGATCGAAGCCAAATTATTCCGTATTCCAAGGCAAAACAGATTTTCCTACAACACTTGAAAGACCCTGACCCGTTTGTTTACCTGAATGCTGTCAAGGGACTGGCCCTACTTTGCGAAGTTGATAAGGATGAAACCCTAGAGTGTCTGATAAAGCTCTATCTGAACCTGGATCAAAAGGGCAAAATGGACGATATATTAAAAATTGGGGAAGTCTTTACTCGTTACATACAGAGAGAAAATGAAGCATTCGTAGGACCCCACGCAGAAAGGATTGTCGATGCATGTCTCTTAATGATCAGACAGCACGATACATTGGACAATCGAATCAGAATGTCAGCGATCTCACTGCTAGGGATATGTCTACGAGTCAATGCCAGGGGACTCCATGAAAAGGTATCGCTAGTCCTCGATTGTGTATTCGGCATCCTACAACTCGAAACATCTgcaaaagacaagaatAAAAACAAGAACGATACTTTTGTGGTAAGGCGTGCCGCAATTCATCTAATCTCCGATCTGTTGTGGGATAATGGCCTTTCGATCCTACCAGAGCGATACAATCGTCAGAAACTGACTACATTACTACAGTACGTGAGGGAACAGGACGAGGACACGTTGGTCCGCGAACACGCAAGCAACATCcttgaagaactgaacGGAACATCCTAG
- the VMA11 gene encoding H(+)-transporting V0 sector ATPase subunit c' (similar to Saccharomyces cerevisiae TFP3 (YPL234C); ancestral locus Anc_6.260) gives MSSEVSEYAPLYAPFFGFAGCAAAMVLSCLGAAIGTAKSGIGIAGIGTFKPELIMKSLIPVVMSGILAIYGLVVAVLIAGNMSPSEDYTLFNGAMHLSCGLCVGFACLSSGYAIGIVGDIGVRKFMHQARLFVGIVLILIFSEVLGLYGMIVALILNTRGSEK, from the coding sequence ATGTCTAGTGAAGTTAGTGAATACGCTCCGCTGTATGCCCCTTTCTTTGGGTTTGCCGGTTGTGCTGCGGCTATGGTGCTTTCGTGCCTTGGTGCGGCCATCGGTACGGCCAAGTCGGGCATTGGGATCGCTGGTATCGGTACGTTTAAACCTGAATTGATTATGAAATCGTTGATTCCCGTTGTGATGAGTGGTATCCTGGCTATCTATGGTCTTGTAGTGGCCGTGTTGATCGCGGGAAATATGTCTCCGTCAGAGGATTATACTCTATTTAATGGAGCTATGCATTTGAGTTGCGGATTATGTGTTGGATTTGCGTGTTTGAGTAGTGGGTATGCGATTGGTATTGTTGGGGATATTGGAGTGCGTAAATTCATGCATCAGGCGCGGCTCTTTGTGGGTATCGTGCTTATCCTGATCTTCTCTGAAGTGCTGGGATTGTACGGTATGATTGTTGCATTGATTCTGAATACCAGAGGTTCCGAGAAATAG
- the YAR1 gene encoding Yar1p (similar to Saccharomyces cerevisiae YAR1 (YPL239W); ancestral locus Anc_6.265), which produces MTLHTEPLDQEDQDSIILDARAGDLESLKEIFTTLIHPKLLITCSESETKSTALHMACANGHTDVVKYLLTLVKENATSEELKDYVNKQNETGNTALHWASLNGKLDVVKLMCGEYEANPFIRNKFDQDAIFEAENNGKEEVEAYFLEKYDVEPEQDASPQDEGTAPEVQVKEGTEIEQVTKEATEALRKDTEKLSINNL; this is translated from the coding sequence ATGACTCTCCACACCGAGCCCTTGGATCAGGAAGATCAGGATTCAATCATATTAGATGCCAGAGCCGGCGATTTAGAGTCTCTAAAAGAGATTTTCACCACATTGATCCATCCCAAATTGCTAATTACTTGTTCAGAATCGGAAACAAAATCCACAGCATTGCATATGGCTTGTGCCAATGGTCACACCGATGTGGTCAAGTACTTATTGACCCTTGTAAAAGAAAACGCTACTAGcgaggaattgaaggattatGTGAACAAACAGAACGAAACAGGGAATACAGCACTCCATTGGGCATCTCTCAATGGTAAACTAGATGTGGTTAAGTTGATGTGTGGAGAATACGAGGCAAATCCTTTTATCAGAAACAAATTCGATCAGGATGccatttttgaagctgaaaaCAACGGCAAGGAGGAAGTTGAGGCCTactttttggaaaaatatGACGTGGAACCCGAGCAAGATGCAAGCCCCCAGGATGAAGGAACTGCACCAGAAGTGCAAGTGAAGGAAGGCACTGAGATCGAACAAGTCACCAAAGAAGCCACAGAGGCGCTCAGAAAGGACACCGAGAAACTAAGCATCAACAATTTATAA